A genomic region of Miscanthus floridulus cultivar M001 chromosome 3, ASM1932011v1, whole genome shotgun sequence contains the following coding sequences:
- the LOC136541557 gene encoding DIMBOA UDP-glucosyltransferase BX9-like, whose protein sequence is MAGVHEARTGGSGASNGRRSSRRRPRRVLMFPLPFQGHINPMLQLGDVLHARGLAVTVLHTRLNALDAARRHPEFQFVPVLDGVPAHVSASGNVIDIIEAMNAAMEADGAGALRAVLESVVADEARPPAACIVFDANLLAVPRAAEAVGLRTLVLRTASAACLGCFLAYPMLHQKGYLPPQESKLYMPVKELPPLRVRDLFYSSWSNHKKMRELLARANEAMKNSSGLVINTLDALEKAELKRLCEQLHIPVILAPGPLHKLSSKCTRSSTPDQDYSCIEWLDKQPSESVLYVSFGSLASLDAKEFLEVAWGLANSGHPFLWVVRADSVRGFLDGPDIPNGFEAAVHGRGKVIRWAPQQEVLAHPAVGGFWTHSGWNSTLESISEGVPMICRPQFADQMMNTRYVVNTWGVGLELEGELERGKIEKAVRKLMKDREGEEMRERAKELKKNVADCLKAGGTSQVAIDKLVDYILSM, encoded by the exons ATGGCCGGCGTCCACGAAGCGCGcaccggcggcagcggcgcctcCAACGGCAGGAGATCATCACGGCGGCGTCCGCGGCGCGTCCTGATGTTCCCGCTGCCGTTCCAGGGCCACATCAACCCGATGCTGCAGCTGGGCGACGTGCTCCACGCGCGGGGGCTCGCGGTGACCGTGCTCCACACGCGCCTCAACGCACTGGACGCCGCGCGCCGCCACCCGGAGTTCCAGTTCGTGCCGGTCCTCGACGGCGTCCCGGCGCACGTCTCGGCGTCCGGGAACGTCATCGACATCATCGAGGCCATGAACGCCGCCATGGAGGCGGACGGGGCGGGGGCCCTCAGGGCCGTCCTCGAGTCGGTGGTCGCGGACGAGGCACGGCCCCCTGCCGCGTGCATTGTCTTCGACGCCAACCTCCTCGCCGTGCCCAGGGCTGCCGAGGCCGTCGGGCTCAGGACGCTGGTGCTGCGCACCGCCAGCGCGGCCTGCCTCGGATGCTTCTTGGCGTACCCCATGCTTCACCAAAAGGGCTATCTTCCTCCTCAAG AGTCCAAACTCTACATGCCGGTGAAAGAACTGCCGCCACTGAGGGTAAGGGACCTCTTCTATTCAAGCTGGAGCAACCACAAGAAAATGCGCGAGTTACTCGCTCGGGCCAACGAAGCAATGAAGAATTCCTCCGGTCTAGTGATCAACACACTCGATGCTCTAGAGAAAGCAGAGCTGAAGAGGCTCTGCGAACAGCTCCACATCCCTGTGATACTTGCTCCTGGCCCTCTCCACAAGCTCTCCTCTAAGTGCACAAGGAGCAGCACGCCGGACCAAGACTACAGCTGCATCGAGTGGCTGGACAAACAGCCCTCGGAGTCCGTGCTGTACGTGAGCTTCGGAAGCTTGGCTTCCCTGGACGCCAAAGAGTTCTTGGAGGTGGCCTGGGGCTTGGCCAACAGTGGCCACCCTTTTCTATGGGTGGTTCGTGCAGACTCGGTACGGGGCTTCTTGGATGGTCCGGATATTCCGAATGGCTTCGAGGCTGCAGTTCATGGCAGGGGCAAGGTGATCCGGTGGGCGCCGCAGCAGGAGGTACTGGCGCACCCTGCGGTCGGTGGATTTTGGACCCACAGCGGATGGAACTCCACGCTGGAGAGTATCAGTGAGggggttccgatgatttgcaggCCTCAGTTCGCGGATCAGATGATGAACACGAGGTACGTGGTGAACACATGGGGTGTAGGGTTGGAGCTGGAAGGCGAGCTTGAAAGAGGCAAAATAGAGAAGGCCGTTAGGAAGCTCATGAAGGAtagggagggagaggagatgaGGGAAAGAgctaaggagctcaagaagaatgTAGCAGATTGCTTAAAAGCTGGTGGGACTTCTCaggtcgccattgataagttggTGGATTACATACTTTCAATGTGA